In one window of Thermodesulfobacteriota bacterium DNA:
- the guaB gene encoding IMP dehydrogenase encodes MESIKVRTALTFDDVLLEPAFSQVLPRDVDISTRLTNEIRLNMPLVSAAMDTVTEWRMAIAIALEGGIGMIHKNLSIDEQSAMVDKVKKYESVVITKPLTLSPDQLVSDALDIMKKENISGFPIVKDGVLVGILTNRDLRFETNPSRKISEIMTKDVITAPYGIAIEKAKALLHKHRIEKLPVVDSKRRLKGLITVTDIVKREKFPNSCKDGQGRLRVGAAVGVSFDREARIDALLKSGVDVIVIDTAHGHSKGVLEAVRSTKKSFNCQLIAGNVATAEAADALIKAGVDAIKVGVGPGSICTTRVVTGIGVPQITAVADVVRVARKKGIPVISDGGIKYSGDVTKAVAAGADSVMIGGLFAGTDESPGETILYQGRTFKLYRGMGSIEAMKKGSKDRYFQEDVESDLKLVPEGIEGRVPHKGPIAATIFQLVGGLRAGMGYCGAKTIAELHRKARFVKITPSGLRESHVHDVTITKEAPNYKQEV; translated from the coding sequence ATGGAATCAATCAAGGTAAGGACCGCCCTTACATTCGACGACGTGCTCCTTGAGCCGGCTTTCTCGCAGGTGCTTCCGCGGGACGTAGACATCTCGACGAGGCTTACTAACGAGATACGGCTCAACATGCCGCTCGTGAGCGCGGCGATGGACACCGTGACCGAGTGGAGGATGGCCATAGCCATCGCGCTCGAAGGCGGCATAGGCATGATACACAAGAACCTTTCCATAGACGAGCAGTCGGCGATGGTCGACAAGGTCAAGAAATACGAGTCGGTCGTCATCACGAAGCCGCTCACCCTGAGCCCCGACCAGCTCGTCTCCGACGCCCTCGACATAATGAAGAAGGAGAACATCTCCGGGTTCCCCATAGTGAAAGACGGCGTGCTCGTCGGCATACTCACGAACAGGGACCTCCGCTTCGAGACGAACCCGTCACGGAAGATATCGGAGATTATGACGAAGGACGTCATAACCGCGCCCTACGGCATCGCCATAGAAAAGGCAAAGGCCCTGCTCCACAAGCACAGGATAGAGAAGCTCCCGGTTGTGGACTCGAAGAGGAGGCTCAAGGGTCTCATAACCGTCACCGACATCGTGAAGCGCGAGAAGTTCCCCAACTCATGCAAGGACGGGCAGGGGAGGCTCAGGGTAGGCGCTGCGGTCGGGGTCTCATTTGACAGAGAGGCAAGGATTGACGCCCTACTGAAGTCAGGCGTGGACGTTATAGTAATCGATACCGCGCACGGCCACAGCAAGGGCGTGCTCGAAGCCGTGAGGTCCACCAAGAAAAGCTTCAACTGCCAGCTTATTGCCGGCAACGTCGCCACGGCCGAGGCTGCCGACGCCCTCATAAAAGCAGGGGTCGACGCCATAAAGGTCGGAGTGGGCCCGGGGTCCATCTGCACGACAAGGGTCGTAACCGGCATAGGGGTCCCCCAGATAACGGCTGTCGCGGACGTTGTGAGGGTGGCGCGAAAGAAAGGCATCCCGGTCATCTCGGACGGAGGCATAAAGTATTCGGGGGACGTTACCAAGGCGGTCGCCGCAGGCGCGGACTCGGTCATGATAGGCGGCCTTTTTGCCGGGACCGACGAAAGCCCCGGAGAGACCATACTCTACCAGGGCAGGACCTTCAAGCTCTACAGAGGCATGGGCTCCATCGAGGCCATGAAAAAAGGCAGTAAGGACAGATACTTCCAGGAAGATGTTGAGAGCGACCTTAAGCTCGTTCCCGAGGGCATAGAAGGCAGGGTCCCCCATAAGGGCCCCATTGCCGCCACCATCTTCCAGCTCGTCGGCGGCCTCAGGGCCGGCATGGGCTATTGCGGGGCGAAGACAATAGCAGAGCTCCACAGGAAGGCGCGTTTCGTAAAGATAACCCCCTCGGGCTTGAGGGAAAGCCACGTGCACGACGTGACCATCACCAAAGAGGCCCCAAACTACAAGCAGGAGGTCTGA
- a CDS encoding exopolyphosphatase, translating into MRYASIDIGTNTLRLLIAEPSGRDLRPLVYKRKITRLGGCYKEESGIDAASAERTFAALREYKEEIDSTGAEAVMAFATSVVRRAVNRGWFMDETKRRTGIDVTVISGNEEARLSLLGVLSVLDGTNGRKLVMDIGGGSTEFIASSGGAEIGAWSMELGVVHLTEKYLKSDPPAESELALVAGEALRTINDLKARMRADGVDPGEYSGKSGAEFVGTAGTITTLASIDQDLKEYDRSRINRHTLKKEKVAEILRRLSGLRLKEREEVLSLEKGREDLIIPGTAITLLVMGAFGFNEARVSDAGLLEGIIIDRLKPGISSIKYQ; encoded by the coding sequence ATGAGATACGCCTCCATAGATATCGGGACGAACACATTAAGGCTCCTCATAGCAGAGCCTTCGGGCAGGGACCTCCGGCCCCTGGTCTATAAAAGGAAGATAACGAGGCTCGGGGGCTGTTACAAAGAAGAATCAGGGATAGACGCCGCCTCCGCCGAGAGGACGTTCGCGGCCCTCAGGGAGTACAAGGAAGAGATAGACTCGACTGGCGCGGAAGCAGTAATGGCCTTTGCGACGAGCGTCGTAAGGAGGGCCGTGAACCGCGGCTGGTTCATGGATGAGACTAAAAGGCGGACGGGGATAGACGTTACCGTCATATCGGGGAACGAGGAGGCGCGCCTTTCGCTACTGGGAGTGCTTTCGGTCCTGGACGGGACCAATGGCAGGAAGCTCGTCATGGACATAGGCGGCGGCTCTACCGAGTTCATAGCCTCGTCCGGCGGGGCCGAGATAGGCGCTTGGTCCATGGAGCTCGGGGTCGTCCATTTGACTGAAAAGTATCTCAAGAGCGACCCCCCCGCGGAAAGCGAGCTTGCGCTCGTCGCCGGGGAGGCCTTGAGGACGATAAACGACCTCAAGGCCCGCATGAGGGCGGACGGTGTTGACCCCGGGGAGTATTCGGGGAAAAGCGGGGCCGAGTTCGTGGGCACGGCAGGCACCATAACCACGCTCGCTTCCATAGACCAGGACCTCAAGGAGTACGACAGGTCCAGGATAAACAGGCACACGCTCAAGAAAGAGAAGGTTGCCGAAATACTTAGAAGGCTTTCGGGCCTCCGGCTTAAAGAGCGCGAAGAGGTCCTCTCCCTTGAGAAGGGGAGGGAGGACCTTATAATACCCGGGACAGCGATAACCCTTCTTGTGATGGGGGCGTTCGGTTTCAATGAGGCCAGGGTAAGCGACGCGGGCCTCCTGGAAGGCATCATCATCGACAGGCTCAAGCCCGGGATCAGTTCCATAAAGTACCAGTAA
- a CDS encoding biopolymer transporter ExbD has protein sequence MGWKLRQGSERTMAEINITPLADVMLVLLVIFMVTTPLIMTDSFKVRLPRAVSADAEPGKGMVVAISEAGEITLNGRAVALDGLQDALKTAFGQSSERTVIVRADRGVRHGIVVNVLDNARQAGAERLSIAAEQERRSPLP, from the coding sequence ATGGGCTGGAAACTGAGGCAAGGTAGCGAGAGGACGATGGCGGAGATAAACATCACGCCGCTTGCGGACGTGATGCTCGTCCTTCTCGTCATATTCATGGTGACGACCCCGCTCATAATGACGGACTCGTTCAAGGTGAGGCTCCCGAGGGCGGTAAGCGCGGACGCCGAGCCCGGAAAGGGGATGGTCGTGGCTATAAGCGAGGCCGGGGAGATTACATTGAACGGCAGGGCCGTGGCGCTTGACGGCCTTCAGGATGCCCTCAAGACGGCATTCGGCCAGAGTAGCGAGAGGACCGTCATAGTAAGGGCCGATAGGGGCGTAAGGCACGGTATCGTGGTGAACGTACTCGATAACGCGAGGCAAGCCGGGGCGGAAAGGCTCTCAATAGCTGCGGAACAGGAGAGGCGCTCTCCGCTCCCATGA
- a CDS encoding MotA/TolQ/ExbB proton channel family protein, with the protein MFEDLSFISLMQKGGITVAVLALLSVLSIAIILERAWAHRKFSRGVEEFFPALRSAARESGISAVYQMCKANSSPLAPVLLSGFERSGRGKEEVAEAMELAGRRELSRLERYLGILGTIGSTAPFIGLFGTVLGIIHAFSDLAITDGAGPAAVSDGIAEALVATAAGLFVAVPAVVAYNLFVRSASRRMLDLESCASEFVDPIGRHGLETEAR; encoded by the coding sequence ATGTTCGAAGACCTTTCATTCATAAGCCTCATGCAAAAGGGCGGGATAACCGTAGCCGTCCTGGCGCTCCTTTCCGTCCTTTCAATCGCCATCATACTCGAGCGCGCCTGGGCGCACAGGAAGTTCTCAAGGGGCGTCGAGGAGTTCTTCCCCGCCTTGAGGAGCGCGGCCCGTGAAAGCGGCATATCAGCGGTCTATCAGATGTGCAAGGCCAATAGCTCGCCGCTTGCCCCGGTGCTACTTTCCGGCTTCGAGCGGTCGGGAAGGGGAAAGGAAGAGGTGGCGGAGGCCATGGAGCTTGCCGGTAGAAGGGAGCTATCCAGGCTCGAACGGTATCTCGGTATCCTCGGCACCATAGGCTCTACAGCCCCCTTTATTGGCCTTTTCGGCACGGTCCTCGGCATAATCCATGCCTTCAGCGACCTTGCAATAACCGACGGCGCGGGCCCGGCTGCCGTATCCGACGGCATAGCAGAGGCGCTGGTCGCGACCGCGGCGGGGCTTTTCGTCGCGGTCCCGGCGGTAGTGGCGTATAACCTTTTCGTCAGGTCGGCCTCCAGGCGCATGCTCGACCTCGAGTCTTGCGCCTCGGAGTTCGTTGACCCCATAGGCAGGCATGGGCTGGAAACTGAGGCAAGGTAG
- a CDS encoding gamma carbonic anhydrase family protein: MLKPYKGIWPKLHESVFVEESAQVIGDVWIGEGSSIWFNAVVRGDVNYIRIGDRTNVQDNSTLHVTKDTCPLIIGSDITIGHSVVLHGCTVKDRCLIGMGAIILDRAEIGEDCIVGAGALVTEGTKVPPGSLVLGMPAKVVRELKPEEKARILRSARNYIEYTRNYVGPDAIEAGAPQAAKTPSEN, from the coding sequence ATGCTCAAGCCTTACAAGGGGATATGGCCCAAGCTCCATGAGAGCGTATTCGTGGAGGAGAGCGCCCAGGTCATAGGGGACGTGTGGATAGGCGAGGGCTCGAGCATCTGGTTCAACGCCGTGGTACGTGGCGACGTCAACTACATCAGGATAGGCGACAGGACCAACGTCCAGGACAACTCCACCCTCCACGTCACCAAGGACACCTGCCCGCTAATAATCGGAAGCGACATCACCATCGGACATAGCGTGGTGCTCCACGGCTGCACCGTAAAGGACAGGTGCCTTATCGGCATGGGCGCAATAATACTCGACAGGGCCGAGATAGGGGAGGACTGTATCGTCGGCGCCGGGGCGCTCGTGACCGAAGGTACGAAAGTGCCGCCAGGGTCGCTAGTGCTCGGGATGCCCGCAAAGGTGGTAAGGGAGCTTAAGCCTGAGGAAAAGGCCCGGATACTCAGGTCGGCCAGGAACTATATCGAATATACCAGGAATTATGTCGGCCCGGATGCCATCGAAGCTGGCGCGCCGCAGGCCGCAAAGACGCCTTCGGAGAATTAA
- the tilS gene encoding tRNA lysidine(34) synthetase TilS, with amino-acid sequence MSDLLVRVREDIRRSRMLSPGDVVIAAVSGGADSVVMLHLLWRMREEMELKIIVAHLDHGLRGRESRRDYLFTEGLAKGLGLRFEGGRLKPGELKRLPGSPQEAAREKRYEFLERAAADNEAARIALGHTLDDQAETVLMRLLKGASLSGLAGIPAKRDKYIRPLLSISRKEIEEYAAAEGLSFVIDSTNLERKYLRNRIRLDLIPVLQREYNPNIRETLSRTAALLRADDEYIEKAAKRAFRSACIEARHHSITLDRLKLLSAHGAIISRVFLLAGRSLGKEGLELGSAHVEAFMDMAKGKKPNASIALPFGIRAERVYDRVVVTAEAAREAAGFEAVINVPGRTVIEGIGEFRAELKKPRAGGLKEGEAVAWFDLKALSTGPLIARRARPGDRLAPFGMKGRRKLKDLFIDMKIPPGERRRTPVVFSGDDIIWVAGLRRSGLYRVEKGAPKALRVEFIPA; translated from the coding sequence ATGTCAGACCTTCTCGTCCGCGTAAGGGAAGATATAAGGCGCAGCCGTATGCTATCGCCTGGCGATGTTGTAATCGCCGCCGTCTCGGGCGGGGCCGATTCGGTCGTAATGCTCCATCTCCTCTGGAGGATGAGGGAGGAGATGGAGCTCAAGATAATCGTCGCCCACCTTGACCACGGCCTCCGCGGCCGCGAATCAAGGAGGGACTACCTTTTTACAGAGGGGCTCGCGAAGGGCCTCGGCCTGCGGTTCGAGGGCGGGAGACTGAAGCCCGGGGAGCTCAAGAGGCTTCCCGGCTCGCCGCAGGAGGCCGCAAGGGAGAAGAGGTACGAGTTCCTCGAACGGGCGGCTGCAGACAACGAGGCAGCCAGGATTGCGCTCGGCCACACGCTCGACGACCAGGCAGAGACGGTACTCATGCGGCTTCTAAAGGGCGCATCCCTTTCAGGCCTCGCGGGAATCCCGGCAAAGAGGGATAAGTACATAAGGCCGCTCCTTTCAATAAGCAGGAAGGAGATCGAGGAGTACGCAGCGGCAGAGGGCCTCTCATTCGTCATTGATTCCACCAACCTCGAACGCAAATACCTGAGAAACCGCATACGCCTCGACCTCATCCCCGTGCTCCAAAGGGAATACAACCCAAATATCAGGGAGACGCTGTCGCGGACGGCCGCTCTCCTTCGGGCCGATGACGAGTACATTGAGAAGGCTGCGAAAAGGGCTTTTCGCTCCGCCTGCATCGAGGCGCGCCATCATTCAATAACGCTCGATAGGCTTAAGCTTCTTAGCGCCCACGGGGCGATAATCTCCAGGGTCTTTCTCCTTGCCGGAAGGAGCCTCGGGAAAGAGGGGCTCGAGCTCGGGAGCGCCCATGTCGAGGCCTTCATGGATATGGCGAAGGGGAAAAAGCCGAACGCCTCCATAGCGCTCCCCTTCGGGATACGGGCGGAGCGCGTTTACGACAGGGTCGTCGTAACTGCGGAGGCGGCCCGGGAAGCGGCCGGGTTCGAGGCGGTTATTAACGTCCCCGGGAGGACCGTCATCGAGGGCATAGGAGAGTTCAGGGCAGAGCTCAAAAAGCCCCGTGCAGGGGGCCTTAAGGAAGGCGAGGCCGTTGCCTGGTTCGATTTGAAGGCGCTTTCCACAGGGCCGCTAATCGCGAGGCGGGCGCGCCCCGGAGACAGGCTCGCGCCCTTCGGCATGAAAGGGCGGAGGAAGCTTAAGGACCTCTTCATAGACATGAAAATCCCGCCAGGAGAGAGGCGCCGGACGCCGGTCGTTTTTTCGGGCGACGACATAATCTGGGTAGCTGGCTTAAGGCGCTCAGGCCTCTACAGGGTCGAAAAGGGCGCGCCAAAGGCCCTGAGGGTAGAGTTCATACCGGCCTGA
- a CDS encoding FeoB-associated Cys-rich membrane protein, with product MGLPDIIIAAAIIGGALYLLYRSLWKKKGHCQGCSTGCDKEE from the coding sequence ATGGGACTTCCGGATATAATCATAGCGGCCGCCATCATAGGCGGAGCGCTTTATCTCCTCTACCGCTCGCTCTGGAAAAAGAAGGGCCATTGCCAGGGCTGCTCGACAGGGTGCGATAAGGAGGAGTAG
- the feoB gene encoding ferrous iron transport protein B, with the protein MSSVELADKRAPGARSLERKVAIAVAGNPNSGKSTLINAIAGTRLHVGNWPGVTVEKKEAAFSFEGRDLKLVDLPGTYSLSPYTQEEIIARDYLVHKKPDVIINVVDATNLERNLYLTVQLLELGIPVVIALNIYDEAEKKGITIDIAKLSGLLGVMVVPTVATRKKGLDELLNAALSAARDPEAHKPRALNYGEDIEAAVKSLSSKMQESAPRVAEKYPARWLAFKLLEGDEVLAGEASVGQLLAGDEVVGHLKKAHGEDMQSLMADARYAQAAGLSREVLKKPETRKRELTEKIDAIVLNRILGIPIFLAAMWVMFKLTFDIASPFVDWIDGVTAGPFSRWAAAVMGAVSAPDWTVSLVTEGIIAGVGFVLVFVPVIFAMLFFISFLEGSGYMARAAFVMDRAMHSMGLHGKSFIPMLMGFGCNVPAIYATRTLENPRDKALTALLIPLMSCGARLPVYVLFVGVFFAASAGTVLWSLYVLGIVLAVLAGMVFKRTLFRGEAPVFIMELPPYRMPSFKSLVIHTWEKGKHFLIKAGTYILAVSILIWFMLNLPWGVEQKKDSYLGQMGQAVAPVLAPLGFGNWEAASSLISGLIAKEIVVGTMGEIYISEAAEEDGGEPPTFGEDLAEVVTSFGGALRDAGTNVFSTIGIASISAEDESGESLRKVVQGAFTPLTAYAFMVFVLLYMPCVVVAIAMKHEFGTWKWFGIAFAYQSALAWTAAFIIYQGGRLLGLG; encoded by the coding sequence ATGAGCTCTGTTGAGCTTGCTGATAAAAGGGCGCCGGGTGCGCGTTCTCTCGAAAGGAAGGTGGCGATCGCGGTCGCTGGGAACCCGAACTCCGGCAAATCGACCCTCATAAACGCGATAGCCGGCACGAGGCTCCACGTAGGCAACTGGCCCGGCGTCACTGTGGAGAAGAAGGAGGCCGCATTTTCCTTCGAGGGCAGGGACCTGAAGCTCGTGGACCTGCCGGGCACCTACAGCCTGAGCCCGTACACGCAGGAGGAGATAATAGCTCGCGACTACCTGGTGCACAAGAAGCCGGACGTCATAATAAACGTCGTCGATGCGACCAACCTCGAAAGGAACCTCTACCTCACCGTCCAGCTCCTCGAGCTCGGCATCCCGGTCGTCATAGCGCTCAATATCTACGACGAGGCCGAGAAGAAGGGCATCACCATCGATATAGCCAAGCTCAGCGGCCTCCTCGGGGTCATGGTCGTCCCGACCGTGGCGACCAGGAAAAAAGGTCTCGATGAGCTACTCAATGCGGCCCTTTCAGCGGCCCGGGACCCCGAAGCGCACAAGCCCCGCGCGCTCAATTACGGCGAGGACATTGAGGCCGCCGTAAAGTCGCTCTCCTCCAAGATGCAGGAGTCGGCACCGCGCGTTGCGGAGAAGTACCCGGCGCGCTGGCTCGCGTTCAAGCTCCTGGAGGGAGACGAGGTGTTGGCGGGAGAGGCTTCCGTCGGCCAGCTGCTCGCGGGCGACGAGGTTGTCGGGCATCTTAAAAAAGCGCACGGCGAGGACATGCAGTCGCTCATGGCCGACGCGAGATACGCCCAGGCAGCGGGCCTTTCGCGGGAGGTCCTCAAAAAACCGGAGACGAGGAAGAGGGAGCTTACGGAAAAGATAGACGCCATAGTCCTCAACCGCATCCTCGGCATCCCTATATTCCTCGCGGCCATGTGGGTCATGTTCAAGCTCACGTTCGACATCGCCAGTCCTTTCGTGGACTGGATAGACGGCGTGACGGCTGGGCCGTTCAGCCGGTGGGCGGCTGCGGTCATGGGGGCCGTCTCCGCCCCTGACTGGACGGTCTCGCTCGTTACGGAAGGCATAATCGCGGGTGTCGGCTTCGTGCTGGTCTTCGTGCCGGTCATATTCGCCATGCTCTTTTTCATAAGCTTCCTCGAGGGGAGCGGCTACATGGCCAGGGCCGCGTTCGTCATGGACAGGGCCATGCACTCGATGGGGCTCCACGGGAAATCCTTCATACCCATGCTCATGGGCTTCGGCTGCAACGTGCCGGCCATATACGCGACGAGGACGCTCGAGAACCCGAGGGACAAGGCCCTTACGGCCCTCCTCATACCGCTCATGTCCTGCGGCGCCAGGCTCCCGGTATACGTGCTTTTCGTGGGCGTCTTCTTCGCGGCGAGCGCGGGCACCGTCCTCTGGTCGCTCTACGTCCTCGGCATAGTCCTTGCCGTGCTCGCGGGCATGGTCTTCAAAAGGACCCTTTTCAGGGGGGAGGCGCCGGTCTTCATAATGGAGCTTCCGCCCTACAGGATGCCCTCTTTCAAGAGCCTTGTGATACACACGTGGGAGAAGGGCAAGCACTTCCTCATAAAGGCCGGCACCTACATACTCGCGGTCTCGATTCTCATCTGGTTCATGCTCAACCTGCCGTGGGGGGTCGAGCAGAAGAAGGACTCGTATCTCGGGCAGATGGGGCAGGCGGTAGCGCCGGTGCTTGCGCCGCTCGGCTTCGGCAACTGGGAGGCGGCCTCGTCCCTCATATCCGGCCTTATCGCCAAGGAGATAGTGGTCGGTACAATGGGGGAGATATACATATCGGAGGCCGCGGAGGAGGACGGGGGCGAGCCGCCCACCTTCGGCGAGGACCTTGCCGAGGTCGTCACCTCTTTCGGCGGGGCGTTGAGGGACGCCGGGACGAACGTCTTCTCAACCATAGGTATAGCCAGCATATCGGCGGAAGACGAAAGCGGGGAATCGTTACGGAAGGTCGTGCAGGGCGCGTTCACGCCTCTTACCGCGTACGCCTTCATGGTCTTCGTGCTACTTTACATGCCATGCGTTGTGGTCGCCATAGCCATGAAACACGAGTTCGGCACATGGAAGTGGTTCGGCATAGCCTTCGCCTACCAGAGCGCGCTCGCCTGGACCGCGGCGTTCATTATCTACCAGGGCGGCAGGCTCCTGGGGCTCGGGTAG
- a CDS encoding ferrous iron transport protein A: MNLSMLKPGEKGRIISLGVTGPLKRRLMDMGVVHGEEVRVEKVAPLGDPIEVTIKSYKLSLRKREAEGISVEVLR, encoded by the coding sequence ATGAACCTTTCCATGCTAAAGCCCGGGGAAAAAGGCAGGATAATCTCCCTCGGAGTGACGGGCCCGCTGAAGAGAAGGCTTATGGACATGGGCGTTGTCCACGGCGAGGAAGTGAGGGTCGAAAAGGTCGCGCCGCTCGGGGACCCCATAGAGGTTACCATAAAGAGCTACAAGCTCTCTCTCAGAAAACGGGAGGCTGAGGGCATAAGCGTGGAGGTGCTTAGATGA
- a CDS encoding FeoA family protein, with protein MMPLGLFMSGEKGEVLEIKAGAAEIQAGAECLEKEKSRCHAENMGIRSGKVVEVLRNEGSGPMLIKVDESRIALARGMAMKIFLRRI; from the coding sequence ATGATGCCTTTGGGGCTTTTCATGTCGGGCGAGAAGGGCGAGGTGCTGGAGATAAAGGCCGGCGCAGCCGAAATCCAGGCCGGGGCGGAATGCCTGGAAAAAGAGAAGAGCCGCTGCCATGCCGAGAACATGGGCATAAGGAGCGGCAAGGTCGTTGAGGTGCTGCGTAACGAAGGCAGCGGGCCAATGCTCATAAAGGTGGACGAATCGAGGATAGCGCTCGCCAGAGGCATGGCAATGAAGATATTCCTGAGGAGGATATAG
- a CDS encoding LbtU family siderophore porin: MRFFLNRLSKAVLTIIVPGVLALSPQLAVADELGDLNERLLKIEKSQSELYHTLEEKKEPGLKSMISDRIRFGGLLEVEAYVDGNSSDITLATVELAVDAEINERVRAHVLFLWEEDDTDPVALDEGTITIDLSKGVSLTAGKMYLPFGVFESHFISDPLTLELGETNETALLLSYSAGPLGLSAGAFRGSVAEQGEEDDVRDYVLSVTYAPNDDIVLSAFYLSDIADTDAGLPVANAPFMADTIAGWGVFAGVTRGAVQVSAEIISAVKRFDPADLASANAGGDKPMAYNLEVAYDISDKLEMAAKYEGSDDFAGFPKRQYGVDASYALFENVSASIEFLHGEFADDAGDRDVVTVQLAVEF, from the coding sequence ATGCGGTTTTTCCTGAATAGACTCTCTAAAGCTGTGCTTACGATAATTGTCCCAGGCGTGCTGGCGCTCTCACCTCAGCTTGCCGTCGCCGACGAGCTGGGCGACCTGAATGAACGGCTCCTCAAGATCGAAAAGTCGCAGTCAGAACTGTACCACACGCTCGAGGAGAAAAAAGAGCCTGGGCTAAAGTCCATGATATCGGACAGGATCAGGTTCGGCGGTCTTTTGGAGGTCGAGGCTTACGTCGACGGCAACTCCTCGGACATAACGCTCGCAACCGTCGAGCTCGCGGTCGACGCCGAGATAAACGAGCGGGTCAGGGCGCACGTGCTCTTCCTCTGGGAGGAGGACGATACTGACCCCGTTGCGCTCGACGAGGGCACTATCACCATTGACCTTTCAAAAGGCGTGAGCCTCACTGCCGGGAAGATGTACCTGCCATTCGGGGTGTTCGAGAGCCATTTCATATCCGACCCGTTGACGCTCGAACTCGGGGAGACTAACGAGACGGCGCTCCTCCTTTCATACTCGGCTGGCCCGCTCGGGCTTTCCGCCGGCGCGTTCAGGGGCTCGGTGGCCGAACAGGGCGAAGAGGACGACGTGAGAGACTATGTCCTTTCAGTTACGTATGCACCGAATGACGATATAGTCCTCAGCGCCTTTTACCTTTCCGATATCGCAGACACAGACGCGGGCCTTCCGGTCGCAAACGCTCCATTCATGGCGGATACCATCGCAGGATGGGGCGTCTTTGCCGGCGTCACAAGGGGCGCGGTCCAGGTCAGCGCGGAAATAATTTCCGCTGTAAAGAGGTTCGACCCTGCGGACCTCGCCTCGGCCAATGCGGGTGGAGACAAGCCAATGGCTTATAATCTCGAGGTCGCCTACGACATTTCGGATAAGCTCGAGATGGCGGCCAAGTACGAGGGTAGCGACGACTTCGCGGGCTTTCCCAAGAGGCAGTACGGGGTCGACGCCTCGTACGCTCTCTTCGAGAACGTTTCGGCTTCAATCGAGTTCCTTCACGGCGAGTTCGCGGACGACGCCGGGGACAGGGACGTTGTAACAGTCCAGCTCGCGGTCGAGTTCTGA
- a CDS encoding PilZ domain-containing protein, producing the protein MSEEEMEQDPRREFVRTSDVIPVYYEALGEGAEEQKTVFDWELLFDEIEPRPEENPRLYELLFDINQKLNILLNHLSEKNGFNMPEAREVNISGGGLRFLAKEKFEVGDRLVLKTFLPTYAHVIKLKCEVVRSVPIADGFETAVKYTDIDDTTRDKIIKYIFARQRQMLRSEKNKP; encoded by the coding sequence ATGAGCGAAGAAGAGATGGAACAGGACCCCAGGCGGGAGTTCGTAAGGACGAGCGACGTCATACCGGTCTACTACGAGGCCCTCGGGGAAGGGGCCGAGGAGCAGAAGACGGTCTTCGACTGGGAGCTCCTCTTTGACGAGATAGAGCCCAGGCCCGAGGAGAACCCGAGGCTTTACGAGCTTCTTTTCGATATAAACCAGAAGCTCAACATACTCCTCAACCACCTCTCGGAAAAAAACGGCTTCAACATGCCTGAGGCGAGGGAAGTAAACATAAGCGGAGGCGGCCTGAGGTTCCTGGCCAAGGAGAAGTTCGAGGTCGGCGACAGGCTCGTGCTCAAGACCTTTCTCCCGACCTACGCCCACGTCATAAAGCTAAAATGCGAGGTCGTGAGGTCGGTCCCCATTGCGGACGGGTTTGAAACGGCCGTCAAGTACACGGACATAGACGACACCACCCGCGACAAGATAATAAAGTACATCTTCGCCCGCCAGAGGCAGATGCTCCGGAGCGAGAAGAACAAGCCCTGA